From the uncultured Methanomethylovorans sp. genome, the window CATGTTTTCTGTAACTTCTACTTCTTTTTCGCATCTATCTTATAAATTTTATCACCATGCCTCAGAATTCTAAATATATTTTAAAGTATCTCTCTACATGCCGATAAATATAAGAAGGCTTAAGTAGTGCGACTTATTATCTAAAAAGAATACGTATCTTATATCTAAGCATGCATATGATGGCTAATTTCGAACAAACATAATTAATTAATTCTCATATGTCTGGGTATTAAGCATTGTAAATTGCTTTAAACAAAACACTGGTAATTAAAGCACACAAAGTGTATCGCAAAAAAAGAAATGGGTAGGAGAGAAATGAATTCAGTTTATGCTATTGTTGTTGGTATCCTGTTAGGGATAATGATATTTGCCCTGAAAACAGGTGTAGGGTGCGGTTTTTCCAATATCCGCAGAAGAGATATCTTGATCATTGCTTCAAGTTATTTTGTCATTTCCGTAATACTTGGCAGCCTGATAGGACTGGTGGATCAATCCAATCTTGATAAAATAACTAGTCTGGGTATGACCTTACATGTGATTGTGGCACTGCTCCTTATAGGTGCGGGAATCTACACCCAAAAAAAATGGTCATGCGGCCATGATGTGTCAAAGCGCACTTTCCTTTTTATCTCAGTACCATGTCCGGTATGTCTTACCGCTCTTTTTCTGTCCTGCATGATACTTGCTTCCACTCTTGCGTGGAGTGGGTTCAGGATCGGAGCCTTGGTTGGATTTGTCTTTTTTATCACAGTTGTAACTTCAAGCTGGATATTCCGTAAAATGCATCGTACTCCAGAGGACCTTGGGGCTGTGATGATGTTCCTTGGCATATTCTATTTGCTTGGTTCCATGCTTGTGCCAGCTTACATAAAATCCAAGCAAGTAGCTGCATCTAATATAGGAGGAGAAATTGACTTACTTCCTCTGTTATTAATGGGAGTTGTTGTTGGTTGTGGATTTTTAATTCATACTTTGAAGGTGAGACAAAATGAGTTTCTTTGATGTAACAAACAATATAATGAATACTATTTCAAATTCATTACTATTTCCAGTAATTTTCGTGTTGGTATTGTTATCTTTTGTAGCCTTACTCTTAGTAGGAGAGTTTCTTTCAGAATATGCAAAGAGAAATAGGGATGTTAAAAATCTCGAAAGTACATGTTCTGAAGTGCAGAACAATGTACAGCATGCCAATTACAAAGCAGCAGCAGATGCTCTAAGAAGGATTAAGCAAAACTTCATTGTAACAAACTTTGCGCATGCTGCAGCTGAACATATGGAAAAAAACAGAATTGCTGCCATAGAATGGCTTTCACAGGAATATGAGATCAAGATGGCAAAGAAACTTGAGTTTACTCGTATCATCACAACCATCGGTCCAATGTTAGGACTTATGGGTACTCTCATTCCTATGGGACCTGCACTTGTGGCTCTAGCAGGAGGGGATCTATTAACCCTGGCTCATAATCTGATGATAGCTTTTGCAACTACAGTTGTCGGGATTTTTGTCAGTGGTATCGCTTATATCTTGACTCAAATACGAAAGAGGTGGTATTGGCAGGATATGGCGGATATTGATTACATCCTTGATACTATTGAGGTAAAAGCATGAGGCAAAGGCGTTATAGGCGGACAGGCCTGTTGAGGGATGAAGAGGAACGTAATCCTTTGGAAGGGGTTGCAAACCTTTTTGATACTGCAATGGTGTTTGCAGTAGCTCTTATGCTGGCATTGTTGATGTCATACAATTTGACTGACTTACTCAATCCTACGGAAAGTACGACCATTGTTAAAAATCCTGGACAGAAAGATATGCAGATCATCGTAAAGGAGGAAGGCAAGCCCATCGAAGTGATGAACCTCACTGACCAGATCGGAGGAGGATCGGGTGACGTTCTTGGCACTGCATACAAACTGGCTGATGGAAGAGTGGTATATGTACCTGATAGTGGAAATGAGACATCTACTACTTAATTTGTAATAGTGGAGTAAAAAACAGGACGTGAATTGCAGTGAGCACTTCGGTACCGCCGCCAAGCAATGTATCCAAAGTGCTCAGCACACGTTATCGGAGGATAACATGCAACGAAAATATGTATTTGCATTAGTATTAAGTGTATTGTTGCTAGCATCGCTAACGACAGTGGTATCGGCAGCCGGAAACAAAGTAAATATTACGTATATTGGATACAATCCAAGCGATGCATTGCAATCTGCAAGCCAGGCAAACGTGTATAGTCAATATATAGACTACACATATATTCCGGCATACAATGATTCATATTATGCAAGCAATGAACTGCTCTCTGCTGTAGAAAGCGGATTTTTGGAAAAACAGGATATAATATTCTGTGATATGGTTGGTAGCAAGGTCTACGTTTCTAACAACGGAGCAGTGAATGCTAGTTTGCAGGCAGCACACGACAGCGGAACCTCTTTGTTAAGCATACGTACAAGCAGTGCTCCATCGTATTTTGATTATTCTTCAGATGGCAAGGGTAACGATACCATCTGCACATACTACAACAGCATGGGAACAACAGGTGAAGGGCTTGCAAATGCAGAGAACTTACTAATATATCTTGCAACAGAATACGGCAGTCTTTCTGAGCTTATAGATACTGCAGATACCTCAACGGATAGCAGTTCAGCCGATAATAGTACAACTACCGGTAGCTCAACTGGAACTGGCGATGTGAAGTTCCTGTTCGTTCTTGGTACTGATTTTAACACTGCTGCCCTAAATAGTGCTGCAGCTGAATCAGATATATCTTCGCAATTAAGTACAACAGTTATCTCTAAGAGTGAAACAGTACCAGCAGATTTTGATTTCTCAGGATACTCAATGATATTCATTGAATCACAGCCTGAATCCACTTTAGGAAATTGGAATGCCAGCATAAATGCTGCAAAAGCCAATGGTGCAATGGTCATCGGTTACAACCTTTCTGATAATATTACTCTGCCAAATGTAGACCTCTATTCTGCCAATTACACTAATATCGAAAGGTATTGGGTGCAGGGTGGAGAGGCAAACATGGGTAACATGCTCAGGTTCATGGGCCAGAAGTTTTCAGGTGCCTTTGCAGGACAAACAGTTGCTGAAGCAGAGATCTTGCAAAAGAAAGTGAATGTTACTTACATCATCAATTCAGATACCAGTGTGTATTATCTGAACCAAGTGCTTGCTGAAAGAGCAGTGATCACAGACAGGTTCAATGTTAATGTGATGACAGCCGCCGAGGCCATAAACAGTTCCAAGGATATTGCCAATGAAGATGTTATCATGTTATACATGGTAGGGGCTAATGAACTTCCGGAGTTGAAGGATAGGCTTCTTGCTGCAAAGAATAACGGTGCTCAGATTGGAATGTTTGGTATGCTATCCGATGTATATGGTATAGCAACTATTGACATGTCTGTTTCTCCATACGCTGCAATGACAGATTATCTATATAATGACGGTTACGACAATATGGAGAACTGGATTCGTTGTATCGGAGCTACTCTTGAGAACGTCTATATTGAATATTCTTCTGCAGATGAGCCAGCTATTCCGGACGATGGTATCTATCATCCGGATGCATTCCCAAGAATCTTTTCAAATAGTACTGAATATCTGGAATGGTATGCAGATCACGGCTATAATGCATCAGCTCCTACTATTGGAATAATCGGTAACAAACTTGGTAAAACTTCTATTGAATATAATACAGAAGATGCCATTATAAGGGAACTTGAGTCAAAGGGATGCAATGTAATCTACACTACTTACTCTGTATGTACGGATGATGTGGATTATTTTACCAAGGATGGCAAAGTGATTGTTGACTCTATTATTTCATTGAAAGGTTTCTATCTTAACTATGATGACCATGAAAAGGGAATAGAATATCTGGAAAAGTACAATGTGCCCGTAATTAAAGGAATAGAAGATTATTACCAGACACCGGATGAATACAATGAAAGTGTACTGGGATTAAGTACTGCTTCTATTCCCTATCAGGTTACACAGCCTGAAATAGACGGCCTCACAGATTATATTTGGGTTGCTGGAAGGGTAAAGGATGAGGAAACACAACAGTATTATTATGAGCCACTTACTTCTCAGGTTGAATGGATATGTGGCAGAGCCATAGCATGGGCGGATCTTGGCAGAAAGGAAAATGCTGATAAGAAAATCACCATCCTCTATTACAACCATGAGGGCGGTAAGAACAATATTGGTGCCAGTTACCTCGATATTGGTTCAAGTTTTACTTTGCTGCTGGACAATATGAAGGCAGCAGGCTATAACATAGGCAATGGAAGTATTCCAAATGGCAGCGAGTTTATTGATCTTTTCATTGAAAGCAGGAATGTTGGTACATGGGCACCCGGAGAACTTGAAAAAGTCGTGCAATCAGGCTATGTAACCCTTCTTCCCGTGGATGAATATCTTGAATGGTATAACACATTGCCAAAGAGTGTGCGTACTGAAGTAGAGGATACATGGGGAAAAGCACCTGGCGATGTCATGACGTATGAGAATTCAAGTGGAGAGTACTTTGTAATACCAACTATCCAGCTCGGAAACGTCAATTTTGTGCCTCAACCAATGAGAGCAATACTTTCTGATGAATCACTTATCTACCATAATTCTTCTATACCGCCTACACACCAGTATCTTGCGACATATTTCTGGATCAATAACGTTTATGATGCAGATGCAATGATTCACTTTGGTACGCATGGTACACAGGAATGGCTCCCAGGAAATGAAGTAGGGTTGTGGAGGTATGATTATCCGTCTATCATGGTGGCTGAGACACCTGTCATTTACCCGTATATCATGGATAACGTAGGTGAAGGCACACAGGCTAAGCGCCGTGGTGATGCAGTCATAATAGATCATCTTACACCGCCGATCATTGAAGCAGGCCTTTATGGTGATCTTGCTACGATGAGTGAGAAGATCCAGAATTATCAGGATGCAAAGAGTGATGATGAAACTGCAATGATGTCTCTCTACCGTAACAGCACGATAGAACTTTACGGTAATCTCAGTCTATCAGAGGATCTGGAAGTCTCAACTGGTGAACTGTATAATATGACAGATGATGACTTTGATAATTTCCTTGATAGTGTGTTAGAAGGTTATCTTGAAGATATGAAATCGGAACTCATACCTTATGGTCTTCATGTCTTTGGTGTGGCACCGGAAGGAAATAAGCTTGTCTGTATGGTAAAGTCCATGTTAGGTGATGACTTCAGTGACCATATATACAATATGCTGGACAAAGACAACGGAACTGAGGATGACTGGAAAGCAGAAGCAGATTCAGATGCTATATTGCTTTTGAATGCAACAGTCTTAAATGAAACGAATATTTCGACTGCTCAAGTCAATGTTCTTGGTCTTACTAATACTAATATTACCTCTGACCTTGAACTGGCAACTAAATATGCCTATAATCTGTCTCTGACAACACGTGAGATTAACCAAACATTGAGCGCACTTAACGCAAAATATATAGAACCAGGTACTGGAAATGATCCAATACTCAATCCAGATGCATTACCCACAGGTAAGAACTTCTATAGCTTTGATCAGAGGACCATTCCTGATGAAGAGACAGAAGCAATGGGATCTGCTATTATAGATGATTGGCTTGAAACCAATTATGCAGCTAATGGCACATATCCTAACAAGGTAGCTTTTGTAATGTGGTCTGTTGAAACGATGCGCCATGAAGGTCTAATGGAAGCAGAAATTTATTCTCTTCTAGGTGTGAAATTAGAGAGAACGAGTGGAAGAATTACTGGATTTACAGTGATCCCGCAGGAGGAGATGACACATCCGAGAATAGATGTCTTGCTCACAACATCAGGGCTTTATCGGGATACTTTCCCATATCAGGTAGAACTGCTGGATAAAGCAGTACGCATGGTTGCGCAGCTCAATGAAACAAATGAGACGAACTATGTAAGGTGGAATTCATTAAAAATAGAAGATGCAATGCTGGCAAGTGGGTACAATGAAAGCGTTGCACACAATATCTCTATGTCTAGGGTGTTCAGCGAAGCTGCAGGTACATATGGTACGGGTGTTACTGAAGCTGTAGAGGCAAGCAATACATGGGATAATTCTTCTGAAGTTGCTGACCTGTACATATCCAGGATGTCGAATGTTTATGGGGCAGATGTATGGGGTGTTAATTATGAGGATGTGTTCAAGCTGAATCTTGGAAATGTGGATGCAGCCATACATAGTGACACTTCAAACCTTTATGGTCTCATCGACAATGATGACTATTACTCCTACTTCGGAGCACTTGGACTTGCTGTAAAATCTATATCAGGTGAATCGCCTTCAATGTACATAGCCGATCTTACAAGCATGGATAACCCGGAGATCATCACGCTTGGAGAAGCTTTCAGTGCTGAGCTGACTGCAAGGTATCTTAATCCTAACTGGATTACCGGTATGATGGAATATGATTATGCAGGTGCCAGGGAGATGATGAAAACCGTAGAATATATGTGGGGATGGGAAGCAACTACTCCTGACCTGGTAACGGATTCAGACTGGAACAAGATGTATGAAACTTACATCCAGGATTCACAAAACCTTGGGCTGGATGAATTCCTTAAAGAAAATGCATATCAGTATCAGTCTATTACAGGAAGAATGCTTGAAACAATAAGGAAGGGTTCATGGGATGCATCTGATGAAGTGGTCCAAGATCTTGTGAAAGAATATGTAGATTCCGTAGTTGAAAATGGTGTTACGTGTTGTCACCATACATGCGGTAATCCCCTGCTGGATGAATACATACAGGGTGTAATGTCTGTTCCAGGTGTGGTGGACGAAGAAACAGCAGCAGAATACAAGAAACTCATGGAAGAAGCGACCACTGCAACTGATACTCAGAGCAGTTCCAGTCACAGCAGCAGTAGTTCCAATGACAAAGAACTGAAAATTACCAATCAAGCTGCAAGTTCCGAATCAAACCAGACTACTAATTCACAGGTAGGCGCAGGTGCAGATCTCAGTAAGCAGGCACCTGAAACATCCAAGTCTACCCCTGATAATTATGTCGAAGGCTATGAGATGACAAAGGAAACTGTTTCTCAACCTGAAAGTAACAATAGTCCTACATTCTCAGGTTCGGATTTAGTTGCCTTTTTATTGGTAGCAGGTGCAGCAGGTGCAGTGTTCCTTGGATTCATGAGAAAGAAGAAAATCTGATAAAGGCAATTTCTTTTTGATGCCTCTCTGAATTATATAAGTATGAATGAAGTATAAACCGAAGAGCAGAACACTAATTGGATATGCCAATTTATTTAGTGAGTGTTCTGCTGCACTCGGTTAATTATTATTCAAAATTGTTTTCATATTTCTTCTTGTTATTAATCTATTAATATGAAAAATAAAATATAATTTAAGATTACTTACTTAAACTCTTATGACATACCCCAGAAAGTATATTGATTACACATTGATCTTTCTTTTGGGAAGATCCTTCACAACTATTTATGGTTAAGGGGTACAATGAACTGTAGAGGACAGATTCAGCAACTGATTAATTTTGCAGTAATTTTACTAATTTCAGGTATAGTCTTATTTGGTTCTTTGTCTGTAGCAATTGGAGAGGAGAACACAAATAATAAAAATCAGGTAGAAAACACAACTGTAATTGACAATTCAAATCTGACTGAAGAACAGCAAAAAATAAGTAGTGGCCTTCTCGGTCTGACTATGGATGCGAATTCAGTAACAAATGTTTATACCAATTCTGTCGGGTCTTCAACGGATGTAGTAAACCAATCCGGACAGCAGCTTGTATTTGTATATGTCAGTCTGTTGCAAGGTGAAGAAACATCTGTAATAGATCCCTATGTATGGAATATTACCAGCAGAGATGAAGAAAATTCAGTTGTTGCTGCTTGGGTAGACGTAAGCAGGCTAGAAGAAATTGCCTCTCTTGAACAAGTCCGCAATATAAGAACAGTTGTACAGCCAGTGGTCAACATTGGTTCTGCTACTACTGCAGGAGATGCCATTCATAGGACAGATGTTGTGAGATCGGGCTACTCTCAAAACGGTGCTGGCATAAAGATAGGGGTAATTTCTAATGGTGTGGATGCTATTTCTAAAGCTCAGGCTTCAGGGGACCTACCTTCAGATGTCAAAGTACTGAGTAACAGTGTTGGGGGTAATGAGGGTATTGCCATGATGGAGATCATCTATGACATGGCACCCGGCGCAAAATTATACTTCCACGATCACGGAAGTAGTGTATACGAATTCAATAATGCCATAGATGAATTAATAGCCGCAGGCTGTACCATTATAGTGGATGATATTACTTGGCCAGATGAGCCATTCTTTGAAGATGGAGTCGTGGCCCAACATGTTGCTGAAGTAATAGCAAATAACAATATTGTCTACATATCTTCTGCAGGTAACTCAGGGGGGAGGCATTACCAGGGCCTATTTGAAGATGCTGGTACTGGTTATCATGACAAGATATTCACTCTTCCTGCAGGTTCTTCTTACCAGCTGTTCCTTCAATGGGACGATCAGTTTGGTTCTTCTGCCAATGATTACGATCTTTATGTAATGGATAAGTCTGGAACCACAATCGCTTATTCCGCAAACACCCAGAATGGTAATAGTGATCCTTTAGAATGGACTGTTACTCCATATCTTACAGAACCAGCTTATATAAAGATTAAAAATCGGGACGGTACTGCACAGCAGCGTACTCTTGAAATGTTCATATATCCAACTTCTGCTGTAAGCTTAGATAAAACTAATCTTACTTCCGCAGATTCTATATTTGGTCATCCGGCAGTAACAGATGCTATTGCCGTAGCAGCAATATCTGCCAATGATCAGGGTCATGATCAAGTAGAGTCATATTCATCACGAGGTCCTGTAACTATTGCCTATCCTACTTCCACTACAAGACAGAAACCAGATCTGGCGGGTGTTGACCGTGTAGCTGTTAGCGGAGCGGGCAATTTTGGTACTATTTTCTCCGGGACCAGTGCATCAGCACCCCATATAGCAGCAGTGGCTGCACAGATTTGGGGATACGATAAAGACATGTCAGCTGCCGAAGTACGCAGCATATTATATGAAAGTGCTGAGGATGTAGAATCTTCCGGTTTTGATTATCTTTCAGGATATGGGAGGGTGGATGCACTTAACGTTTTCACAAGGTATGTTAATCGTGCTCCTATACTTGCAGCTGTTGAAGATCAGGAACTAAATGAAACAGAATCAATAGAAATTAATCTCATTGCTACTGACATGGATGGGGATGATCTTACATATTCTACAGACGCTTCATTTGGTACTCTCACAGGTAACGTATTTTCATGGACTCCCACATATGACGATGCGGGAACCTATACTGTCCAATTTTCAGTAACAGATGGGAAGTACACAACTTCTAAAACGGCAACCATCAAGGTAAATAATGTGGACAGGGCACCGGAACTTGAGTTTATCGATAACAAGGCGATAGACGAGAATAGTCTTCTGGAATTTACCGTTTCTGCTAATGATCCAGATGGCGATACAGTTGCATACTCAGTAGCTGGTTTGCCTTCAGGTGCTGTATTTGATGCTAACACAAGGTTGTTCAGTTGGACTCCATCCACTGAGGCTGCCGGAAACTATCAAGTAACATTCACTGCAGAGGCCAATGGTCTTAGTGACTCGGAATCAATTACAATTACAGTTGGTGATATTGGTAGTGCACCACAACTTGATCCTATTGGCAACAAAAATCTGAATGAAAATGAACTGCTTGAATTTGTTGTTTCGGCTACTGACCCTGAAGGCGATGCAATTACATATTCTACTGCAGGTTTGCCGGAGGGGGCTACATTTGATGCCAACACAAGAGCATTCAGCTGGAGGCCAGATTACAATGATTCTGGTTCTTATTCCATAGATTTTGTTGCAGAAGCAGGTAATCTCACAGATTCTGAAACAGTTACCATCACTGTGAACAATGTTGACCGAGAACCGGAAATGAGTGCTATAGGTAACAAAGTGGTAAACGAGAATGAGTCACTTAGTTTCATGATCTCAGCTACAGACATTGACAACGATCCAATTTCATATTTGGCTGTGAACTTGCCCGCTGGAGCCAGTCTTAACAATGTAACAGGTGAATTCAACTGGGTTCCTACTTACAGTGATTCAGGCGAATATAATGTGGTGTTCATAGCGGCATCCAATGGTCTGATTAAATCGGAAAATGTATTAATCACAGTTCATAATGTGGACCGAGCACCGGAATTTGCGGCCATAAGTGATAAAGAAGCAGATGAAAATCAGCTTTTGACCTTCAATATTTCAGCTACGGATGAGGATGGAGACATTGTTAGTTATTCATCAGACTCTCTTCCCGAGGGTGCAGAGTTGGATAGTGAAACCGGTGATTTCAGCTGGACACCGGATGCTGCAGGAAATTATAATATAACTTTCATTGCAGAGTCTAACGGCCTCAAAGATTCTGAAACCATAACAATTAATGTACTTGATTCTGCACCACTTATCTCCAATCTTGAAGAGAAAGATGCAAATTCAAACTCTATAACTTTAGCATGGACAAGTTCTTCGGATGTATCTTTAGTTGAAGTGTATAGAAACAGCACTATTATTGGAAATGTGACCGGATCTGTATCTCAATACGTAGATCGGAATTTGAATAGTGATACTACATATGAATATTCTTTAGTGCCTTATGATGTCAGCGGAAACAAAGGTACTGCAATAAGCATTACTCTCCACACTTCCTCTTTATCATCTAGTAACAGTGGAAGTGGAGGAAGTAGTACGAGTAGTAGCAGCACATCCAAGAAGAGTAGTGGTAGCGGTGGTGGAGGCGGCAGTTCAGGCAGTACTGAGGCCTATGAAAATATTGCAGTGAAAGATGTTGCCACCGAATACTTGGGAATAGATTCCAATGTCACTTATGAGTTCAATGGAGAGGGTAACGACATCCTTGCAATTACTTTCCATTCTCTTAAGAATTCAGGTGAGATCACTTCTACTATTGAGGTACTTAATAACAAATCAAAGTCAGTTAATAGCGAGCCAGAAGGTATTATATATAAGTATTTGAATATATGGATTGGCAAATCTGGTTTTGCTACAGCCTCTAACATAGAGGATGCAAGGATCAAATTCAGAGTTTCTAACTCATGGATTGAAGAAATGGGTGTAAGTTCTGAAAATATAAGATTAGAGAGATACAATGGAGCTGAATGGGAAGTACTGCCCACCAAATTTGAAAGCAGGACCACGGACTATTCAATATTTGAATCAACTACGCCTGGATTTTCTCCATTTGTCATTATAGCTGAAAAAGTTCTGGCTGCCCCTGTAAGTAGTGATGCAGAGTCAGAGCCTACTCAGATCGAAAATACCGGTCCGATAGAAAGTCAACCTGAAAAGTCCAACATATGGACAATTGTAATATCCATGCTTGCAATCGCATTGCTTGTTATTGGATATTCCTATATGAAGAACCGAAATAATTAATTCGGTACCCCTGTGCGCATGCACAGGGGGTCAAAAGTAACGAAGATTGACATAAATCAGAATGTCGGAGAAGTATACAAATTCTTACAATAATCAAAATCCTCTGCATTGAGGAGCTGGTGATAAAAGTGCAAATCAAAGTAAGTAGATCAGTCCATTTTGGGTTGATGTTGTTAATTTTGATAGCAGCAACTGGAATCTGTTCTGCAGCTAACGTAAATGTGGATCTCGTTAGTCAGTTCAGTGAGGATATTTCAGATGTTGCTGTGGATGGAAGTTATGCATATGTAGGCCAAGGCGAGAACTTTGTTATACTTGATATAACCGATATTACGAATATTTTCGAGGTAGGCAGGATCACTGCCCCTTCAGACATAGAAGGTATTGCGGTATCAGGTACTAATGCATACTTGGCTGATGGGGAAAGTGGCATTGTTGTCCTTGATGTTAGTACTCCTTCATCTCCCGCCATTTTAGGCAGTTATGCTACAGAGTATTCAATTCTTGATGTTTCTGTATCAGGCAATTATGTTTATGCAGCTGATAGTAGCAATCTTATTATTGTAGATGTCACTAATCCTTCCTCTCCAACCCTTGTAGGAAGTTATGATACTATTGGTTCTGCAAATGGTGTTGCAATTTCAGGAAATTATGCTTACGTATCCGATGATAGCAAAGCTATTTTTGATGGCAGCAATGGTCTTTCTATTATAGACGTTTCAAATCCATCTTCACCAAGTCTTGTAGGAACTTATGATAGTATTTATGCATATGATGCATTTGTATCGGGTAACTATGCATATGTGGCCGATTCGAATGGTCTTGCTATTTTGGACGTAAGTAATCCATCATCACCGACTCTTGCTGGAAGCTATTCCGGTAATGGGGATTCAAATGCTGTCGAAGTTTCAGGTAATTATGCATATTTGATTGATTCTGGGGGTCTTGTGATCCTGGACATTAGTAATCCTGTTTCTCTTCTTAATATGGGAAGTTACGGTGAAGATTATGCAGCTGATGTTAGTGTGTCGGATGGTTATGCATTTGTGGCTGATTACAGTAATGGTCTTGTTATTGTTAAGCTGGGAAGTGCATCCGGAACTGCTGTTTCGGGGGATAATTCTACAGCACCTGAAGAAGAGACAGACGAAAGACCTTCTATTTCAGAAATAGGAGATAAATCAGTCAATGTGAATGAATTGCTGGAATTCATGATTTCGGCGACATCTCCGGATGGTAGTGAGATTACATACTCTGCAAGGGGTTTGCCAACTGGAGCAACTCTTGATAAAACCGCAGGTGCTTTCAGCTGGGTTCCCGATACTGCCGGTAGTTATATTGTCACATTTGATGCAGAATCTAACGGCCTTACTGATTCTGAGACTATAACTATTATCGTTTCTGGCTCAGGCGTTAGTTCAGAAGGGTCAGATATTTCAGAGCTTTCGGGGAAGGACATTAGTTCAAATTCCA encodes:
- a CDS encoding DUF2162 domain-containing protein, giving the protein MNSVYAIVVGILLGIMIFALKTGVGCGFSNIRRRDILIIASSYFVISVILGSLIGLVDQSNLDKITSLGMTLHVIVALLLIGAGIYTQKKWSCGHDVSKRTFLFISVPCPVCLTALFLSCMILASTLAWSGFRIGALVGFVFFITVVTSSWIFRKMHRTPEDLGAVMMFLGIFYLLGSMLVPAYIKSKQVAASNIGGEIDLLPLLLMGVVVGCGFLIHTLKVRQNEFL
- a CDS encoding MotA/TolQ/ExbB proton channel family protein yields the protein MSFFDVTNNIMNTISNSLLFPVIFVLVLLSFVALLLVGEFLSEYAKRNRDVKNLESTCSEVQNNVQHANYKAAADALRRIKQNFIVTNFAHAAAEHMEKNRIAAIEWLSQEYEIKMAKKLEFTRIITTIGPMLGLMGTLIPMGPALVALAGGDLLTLAHNLMIAFATTVVGIFVSGIAYILTQIRKRWYWQDMADIDYILDTIEVKA
- a CDS encoding DUF2149 domain-containing protein — translated: MRQRRYRRTGLLRDEEERNPLEGVANLFDTAMVFAVALMLALLMSYNLTDLLNPTESTTIVKNPGQKDMQIIVKEEGKPIEVMNLTDQIGGGSGDVLGTAYKLADGRVVYVPDSGNETSTT
- a CDS encoding cobaltochelatase subunit CobN, giving the protein MQRKYVFALVLSVLLLASLTTVVSAAGNKVNITYIGYNPSDALQSASQANVYSQYIDYTYIPAYNDSYYASNELLSAVESGFLEKQDIIFCDMVGSKVYVSNNGAVNASLQAAHDSGTSLLSIRTSSAPSYFDYSSDGKGNDTICTYYNSMGTTGEGLANAENLLIYLATEYGSLSELIDTADTSTDSSSADNSTTTGSSTGTGDVKFLFVLGTDFNTAALNSAAAESDISSQLSTTVISKSETVPADFDFSGYSMIFIESQPESTLGNWNASINAAKANGAMVIGYNLSDNITLPNVDLYSANYTNIERYWVQGGEANMGNMLRFMGQKFSGAFAGQTVAEAEILQKKVNVTYIINSDTSVYYLNQVLAERAVITDRFNVNVMTAAEAINSSKDIANEDVIMLYMVGANELPELKDRLLAAKNNGAQIGMFGMLSDVYGIATIDMSVSPYAAMTDYLYNDGYDNMENWIRCIGATLENVYIEYSSADEPAIPDDGIYHPDAFPRIFSNSTEYLEWYADHGYNASAPTIGIIGNKLGKTSIEYNTEDAIIRELESKGCNVIYTTYSVCTDDVDYFTKDGKVIVDSIISLKGFYLNYDDHEKGIEYLEKYNVPVIKGIEDYYQTPDEYNESVLGLSTASIPYQVTQPEIDGLTDYIWVAGRVKDEETQQYYYEPLTSQVEWICGRAIAWADLGRKENADKKITILYYNHEGGKNNIGASYLDIGSSFTLLLDNMKAAGYNIGNGSIPNGSEFIDLFIESRNVGTWAPGELEKVVQSGYVTLLPVDEYLEWYNTLPKSVRTEVEDTWGKAPGDVMTYENSSGEYFVIPTIQLGNVNFVPQPMRAILSDESLIYHNSSIPPTHQYLATYFWINNVYDADAMIHFGTHGTQEWLPGNEVGLWRYDYPSIMVAETPVIYPYIMDNVGEGTQAKRRGDAVIIDHLTPPIIEAGLYGDLATMSEKIQNYQDAKSDDETAMMSLYRNSTIELYGNLSLSEDLEVSTGELYNMTDDDFDNFLDSVLEGYLEDMKSELIPYGLHVFGVAPEGNKLVCMVKSMLGDDFSDHIYNMLDKDNGTEDDWKAEADSDAILLLNATVLNETNISTAQVNVLGLTNTNITSDLELATKYAYNLSLTTREINQTLSALNAKYIEPGTGNDPILNPDALPTGKNFYSFDQRTIPDEETEAMGSAIIDDWLETNYAANGTYPNKVAFVMWSVETMRHEGLMEAEIYSLLGVKLERTSGRITGFTVIPQEEMTHPRIDVLLTTSGLYRDTFPYQVELLDKAVRMVAQLNETNETNYVRWNSLKIEDAMLASGYNESVAHNISMSRVFSEAAGTYGTGVTEAVEASNTWDNSSEVADLYISRMSNVYGADVWGVNYEDVFKLNLGNVDAAIHSDTSNLYGLIDNDDYYSYFGALGLAVKSISGESPSMYIADLTSMDNPEIITLGEAFSAELTARYLNPNWITGMMEYDYAGAREMMKTVEYMWGWEATTPDLVTDSDWNKMYETYIQDSQNLGLDEFLKENAYQYQSITGRMLETIRKGSWDASDEVVQDLVKEYVDSVVENGVTCCHHTCGNPLLDEYIQGVMSVPGVVDEETAAEYKKLMEEATTATDTQSSSSHSSSSSNDKELKITNQAASSESNQTTNSQVGAGADLSKQAPETSKSTPDNYVEGYEMTKETVSQPESNNSPTFSGSDLVAFLLVAGAAGAVFLGFMRKKKI